One segment of Ipomoea triloba cultivar NCNSP0323 chromosome 12, ASM357664v1 DNA contains the following:
- the LOC115999952 gene encoding EEF1A lysine methyltransferase 1, which yields MESAGATNPLQQNDGAVFDDDIPQLSSHALEALREFIAEQNRTVVEASSGEQPEEEVALLAEDWRLSQFWYDRETAETVAREVLALCETLEFPSVACIACPTLYAYLKKIDPNVQAQLLEYDHRFSSYGTEFTFYDYNKPEDLPSSLKHSYSVIVADPPYLSQECLEKVSETISFLLRSGKSYLLLLTGDVQKDRAAELLDLRPCRFRPQHSSKLGNEFRLFTNYDPGMRLGGWEGE from the exons ATGGAATCGGCGGGAGCAACTAACCCTTTACAGCAAAACGACGGCGCAGTCTTCGACGACGATATTCCGCAGCTGAGCTCTCACGCTCTCGAAGCTCTCAGAGAGTTCATCGCTGAGCAGAACCGAACAGTAGTTGAAGCTTCTTCGGGGGAGCAGCCGGAGGAAGAGGTGGCGTTGTTGGCGGAGGATTGGCGGCTCAGCCAGTTCTGGTACGACCGGGAAACTGCCGAGACCGTGGCCCGAGAAGTGCTCGCGCTTTGTGAGACTCTCGAGTTCCCATCAGTTGCTTGCATTGCTTGCCCAACGCTATACGCCTACCTCAAG AAAATTGATCCAAATGTCCAAGCGCAGCTTCTTGAATATGACCACAGGTTCAGTTCATATGGAACTGAGTTCACATTCTATGACTACAATAAGCCAGAAGATCTCCCCTCATCATTGAAACATTCATATTCAGTTATTGTTGCAGATCCTCCTTATTTG AGTCAGGAGTGCTTGGAGAAAGTTAGTGAAACTATATCTTTTCTTTTGAGATCAGGAAAATCATATCTGCTTCTACTCACTG GTGATGTGCAAAAGGATAGGGCGGCAGAGCTCTTGGATTTGCGTCCATGCAGGTTTAGACCTCAGCACAGTAGCAAACTTGGTAACGAATTCAGATTGTTCACCAACTATGACCCAGGGATGAGACTTGGTGGTTGGGAGGGTGAATGA